A part of Neodiprion pinetum isolate iyNeoPine1 chromosome 4, iyNeoPine1.2, whole genome shotgun sequence genomic DNA contains:
- the CdGAPr gene encoding rho GTPase-activating protein 32 isoform X2: MGSIARFPKLDECAHFHYEHVELGALEVSVSEDPNDDMYDVRVTSGDACWTLQRSYENFVMFDKQLHRCIFDRKFSSLTELSDDQPENTTVVLKDYLSRFSQLSHEGLNCGPVLNWLQLDNRGRRILVPEADSCPINTPAVAAAYAVRPYAAQAQDEISFQVGDMISVIDMPPPGESTWWRGKHGFAVGFFPAECVAVIGDKVPRHLTVSTTVRSKLPVKPVLRKHGKLIAFFRSFILNRPSRRRLKQSGILKERVFGCDLGEHLLNSGQDVPTVLTCCAKFIETNGLVDGIYRLSGVTSNIQRLRHAFDEDRVPALHSDESILQDIHSVASLLKMYFRELPNPLCTYQLYSAFVGAVQAETDADRLRYMRDAVRKLPPPHYRTLEYLMRHLAKVAACGKETGMTSRNVAIVWAPNLLRCKELEVGGVAALQGVGVQAVVTEFLVCYAELIFGDGPVGRPKSLAITTPARLLSLEEARSRVLRGESDYIEVGAGPAGLPLHYHTVIELPRKRHGSKRSPSLNWRALFTRGGLGARGKARQARTPPQVEIPSSLNSLRRLRPVKSADSLDGEDSLGPLLGPPPIRPCGHSRSISHDSYFDHLADAPSSNSPLDLSEIQLNFDLEEREMRMFSEDEGGGIASIEASPRRQRPEGPQCTAVSGGSKRKRSRLEERLHCDVELRFIDSQSPDQVMVSAEVHGTETPSPLPTPGYLPLLSEASTPLTPATLPGTPPSISPNPASSSRISFRSFTLPLDISDNQNSQDKLKRVAVSSDRISNSSHRLSPNNDNENDIKLCDRILTPASDQDMTSCERITPTYDRLTESYDSRITASSEGQEISEESCQRVLDSPDQEMTPCDKMTRDNSCTSYDGITLPSNEILESSSSCERILPLSPVKTSYDESIPESDSSVHIGDGTQDNQLESSSCLTSSELQENACSEDSSRSILHSENVSQSTSLSSQTEELIAETLKTLGSEPSKLPLTNTDLDSPMSCEQTLEDLPDSGFVICDSSDRMLTNTETQPMTSNPNDSGEWVIVERTSESGVSPTSVSSDLTDLIQETVDPALATDAPQIQSLSENISRTSLDLTMGSTIATDVDTSCIGISELTDSPVIQAKESGNAALRPIEAKECKEMMEHDERISEEKVFASGDRGQENTCANGTRLSSSVQFVLRDQTSTSRRDENETELVSRHSPAKHQMNLHLNFVKKPLHETHFNDPEVYSENDGTNTDGNCRTTSEGCPSTQTSLNQQGDFQYQLSPSDSGKHQNSSYNNKSPEHQQFYRQTSENRLHCQVSSKIQQNYDMSNKYHSEHVLEDDDYSDTKHGDTRHSQVNVPKTLHHSQNNVEVVIPSENAAEPCEVAHAPEGASEAPSLASSCTFSNASSPVDDSVVLRDTAAILEELALQRLSGGGTNDMPITPRRRYDSEITRDRRSFDSEIGREIVREHKIKQELDTARGKSEEPPNNGSQHLPPCLRARQARATRATLSRSLDEAKFNQMTGGSSLPTKQASEDSQHSSTPNVGSQSSMLSSNNLERTSQKNLGGIDLGDPRCRERIERYKEERRTFLRDKYRSESFRGARSRADDEGEQALLARLKQRASRPSLH; the protein is encoded by the exons ATGGGCAGCATTGCAAGATTTCCAAAATTGGATGAATGTGCTCACTTTCACTATGAGCATGTCGAACTTGGGGCACTGGAG GTATCGGTTAGCGAAGATCCAAACGATGACATGTACGATGTCAGAGTGACTTCTGGCGACGCATGTTGGACCCTACAACGCTCGTATGAAAACTTTGTCATGTTTGACAAGCAGTTGCATCGATGTATATTCGACAGGAAGTTTTCATCACTAACAGAGCTTTCCGACGATCAACCAGAGAATACTACAGTCGTGTTGAAGGATTACTTGTCCCGATTTTCACAGCTCAGTCATGAGGGCTTGAATTGTGGGCCTGTTTTAAATTGGCTACAACTGGACAATAGGGGAAGAAGAATTCTTGTTCCAGAGGCTGATTCGTGTCCAATTAACACGCCAGCTGTAGCTGCAGCTTACGCTGTTAGGCCTTATGCTGCACAAGCCCAGGATGAGATTTCATTTCAG GTTGGGGACATGATCTCAGTAATCGATATGCCACCTCCTGGGGAAAGCACTTGGTGGCGCGGAAAACATGGTTTTGCTGTTGGTTTCTTCCCGGCAGAGTGTGTCGCTGTCATTGGTGACAAAGTACCTCGTCATTTAACTGTTTCGACAACAGTAAGGTCGAAACTCCCAGTTAAGCCAGTGCTTCGAAAGCATGGAAAGCTCATAGCTTTCTTTAGATCATTTATACTCAATAGACCGTCAAGAAGAAGGCTGAAACAGTCGGGAATATTGAAGGAACGAGTTTTTGGATGCGATTTGGGAGAGCATCTATTGAATTCAGGTCAAGATG TACCAACGGTGCTTACCTGCTGTGCCAAATTCATTGAAACTAATGGTCTGGTTGACGGGATATATCGTCTAAGTGGAGTAACCTCTAACATTCAACGACTGAGGCATGCGTTTGACGAGGATAGAGTACCAGCACTTCATTCGGACGAAAGTATCCTGCAAGACATTCATTCAGTGGCTTCGTTGCTGAAAATGTACTTCAGAGAATTACCTAATCCATTGTGCACGTATCAGCTATACTCCGCTTTTGTTGGAGCAGTGCAGGCTGAAACAGATGCAGACAGATTAAGATACATGAGAGATGCAGTGCGCAAACTACCCCCACCTCATTACAG GACACTTGAATACCTGATGAGACATCTGGCCAAAGTCGCAGCGTGTGGGAAAGAGACTGGTATGACTTCTCGCAATGTAGCTATTGTCTGGGCACCTAATCTTCTCCGCTGCAAGGAACTGGAAGTTGGTGGAGTGGCAGCTCTTCAAGGGGTTGGCGTGCAAGCCGTCGTTACTGAATTCTTAGTTTGTTATGCAGAGCTGATCTTTGGTGATGGTCCTGTCGGCAGGCCTAAATCCTTGGCTATTACGACACCAGCTAGACTTTTAAGTCTAGAAGAGGCTAGGAGTCGTGTGCTCCGTGGTGAATCTGATTACATAGAAGTTGGTGCAGGTCCAGCTGGCCTGCCTCTACACTATCATACGGTTATCGAATTGCCCAGGAAAAGACACGGATCAAAAAGGTCGCCGTCGTTGAATTGGAGAGCGCTATTCACCAGAGGTGGCTTGGGAGCTCGTGGTAAGGCCAGGCAAGCCAGAACTCCACCTCAAGTTGAGATTCCCAGTTCTCTAAACTCGTTACGAAGACTGAGGCCAGTTAAAAGTGCCGATAGTTTGGATGGCGAGGATAGTCTTGGACCGCTTCTCGGACCACCGCCCATTAGACCCTGTGGTCACAGTCGTTCTATATCACACGATTCCTATTTTGATCACTTAGCGGATGCCCCCAGTTCTAATTCGCCATTGGACTTGTCAGAAATTCAGCTGAACTTTGATTTGGAAGAAAGGGAAATGAGAATGTTCTCGGAGGATGAAGGGGGTGGCATTGCTTCTATTGAAGCCTCTCCGAGAAGGCAACGACCAGAGGGTCCACAATGTACTGCTGTTAGCGGAGGATCCAAGAGAAAGAGGTCCAGACTGGAAGAGCGATTGCACTGCGACGTCGAGCTACGATTCATTGATAGCCAAAGCCCAGATCAG GTCATGGTTTCGGCAGAGGTGCATGGTACGGAGACTCCTTCTCCTTTACCAACGCCAGGTTACTTGCCGTTACTTTCAGAAGCCTCGACGCCGTTAACGCCTGCAACTTTACCAGGAACTCCTCCGTCTATTTCACCGAATCCAGCCAGCAGTTCTAGGATAAGTTTCAGGAGTTTTACATTACCCTTAGACATTAGCGACAACCAAAATAGTCAAGACAAATTAAAGAGGGTTGCAGTTTCTTCCGATCGAATATCTAATTCTAGTCACAGACTATCACCTAATAATGACAACGAAAATGACATTAAGTTGTGCGACAGAATCTTAACTCCTGCCTCGGACCAAGATATGACATCTTGCGAACGAATAACTCCGACCTATGACAGACTCACGGAATCTTATGATAGCAGAATAACTGCATCGTCTGAGGGGCAAGAGATTTCTGAAGAATCTTGTCAAAGGGTGTTGGATTCACCAGATCAAGAAATGACACCTTGCGACAAAATGACGCGAGACAACAGTTGCACGAGTTATGATGGCATTACGTTGCCGTCTAATGAGATTCTTGAGTCTAGTTCAAGTTGTGAAAGAATATTGCCGTTAAGTCCGGTCAAAACAAGCTACGATGAAAGTATTCCAGAATCTGATTCTTCAGTACACATTGGCGATGGCACACAAGACAATCAACTAGAATCTTCTAGTTGCCTGACATCTTCGGAATTGCAAGAGAACGCCTGTTCAGAAGATAGCAGCAGATCCATTCTGCATAGTGAGAATGTTTCACAAAGTACATCTCTCAGTTCTCAAACAGAAGAGTTGATCGCTGAAACGCTTAAAACTCTCGGTAGTGAACCCAGTAAGTTACCATTGACTAATACCGATCTTGATTCTCCAATGTCGTGTGAACAAACTCTCGAAGACTTACCAGATTCTGGTTTTGTGATCTGCGATAGTTCTGATAGAATGCTTACCAATACAGAAACTCAACCAATGACATCAAACCCGAATGACTCTGGGGAATGGGTAATAGTTGAAAGAACATCCGAGTCTGGAGTCTCGCCGACTAGCGTTTCCAGTGATCTTACGGATCTTATACAGGAAACTGTGGATCCTGCATTAGCGACGGATGCACCGCAGATACAATCCTTGTCGGAAAACATTTCTAGAACATCGCTCGATCTCACAATGGGTTCGACTATTGCTACGGATGTTGATACGTCTTGTATTGGTATCAGTGAATTGACAGACAGTCCTGTAATACAGGCAAAAGAATCTGGAAATGCAGCCTTGCGTCCGATTGAAGCAAAGGAATGCAAAGAAATGATGGAGCATGATGAGcgtattagcgaagaaaaagTTTTCGCGTCTGGCGATCGTGGACAAGAAAATACTTGTGCGAATGGGACAAGATTATCTAGCAGTGTGCAGTTTGTGTTACGGGATCAAACCAGTACTTCTCGGAGGGACGAAAATGAAACAGAACTTGTGAGTAGGCATTCACCTGCTAAGCACCAGATGAATTTACAtttgaattttgtgaaaaaaccACTCCACGAAACTCATTTCAACGACCCGGAGGTGTACTCGGAAAATGATGGCACAAATACTGATGGAAACTGTAGAACCACGAGCGAAGGTTGTCCCAGTACACAGACATCACTCAATCAGCAAGgtgattttcaatatcaacTTTCACCTAGCGATTCCGGAAAGCATCAAAATAGTTCGTACAATAATAAAAGCCCAGAGCATCAACAGTTTTACAGACAAACATCTGAAAATCGATTACATTGTCAGGTaagttcaaaaattcaacaaaactATGATATGTCGAACAAATATCATTCTGAACATGTACTTGAGGATGATGATTACTCAGATACAAAGCACGGTGATACGCGACACTCTCAAGTAAATGTTCCAAAAACGTTGCACCATTCACAAAACAATGTAGAAGTAGTTATACCATCAGAGAATGCTGCAGAGCCATGCGAAGTAGCACATGCTCCTGAGGGTGCATCAGAAGCACCCTCTCTAGCTTCATCTTGTACATTTTCCAATGCATCGTCACCAGTTGACGATTCAGTTGTATTGCGCGACACAGCTGCGATCTTGGAAGAGTTAGCTCTACAAAGATTATCAGGCGGAGGAACAAACGATATGCCTATTACTCCCAGAAGGAGATATGACTCTGAGATAACAAGGGACCGGCGAAGCTTCGACTCTGAAATTGGACGAGAAATAGTCAGGGAACATAAGATAAAACAAGAGTTAGATACTGCCAGAGGGAAGTCCGAAGAACCCCCGAACAACGGGTCTCAACATTTACCCCCGTGCCTGAGAGCTCGACAAGCGAGAGCCACGCGCGCCACTCTGAGTCGTTCACTGGATGAAGCCAAGTTTAATCAAATGACCGGTGGCTCGTCTCTGCCGACGAAACAAGCTTCCGAAGACTCGCAGCATAGTTCTACGCCAAATGTAGGCTCTCAATCTTCCATGCTTTCGTCAAACAACTTGGAAAGAACGTCACAGAAAAATTTGGGAGGCATTGATTTGGGGGATCCAAGGTGCAGGGAGAGGATAGAAAGATAtaaagaggagaggagaacaTTTCTAAGAGATAAATATAGATCTGAAAGCTTTCGAGGAGCAAGGTCGAGAGCTGATGACGAAGGAGAACAAGCTCTGTTGGCTAGATTAAAGCAGCGAGCTTCCAGGCCATCTCTTCATTGA